A DNA window from Streptomyces bacillaris contains the following coding sequences:
- a CDS encoding GNAT family N-acetyltransferase — protein sequence MTENTDASRTEAFFTLHHRLPRQSPGSDATTRRLLALAGPLPDRPHVLDLGCGPGRASLLLAAEAGAEVTAVDLHQPFLDELREAADARGLGDRIRTVRADMGDLTGPAFPAGSFDLIWAEGSAYCIGFATAVRDWQRLLAPGGAMVISECVWTTDAPSAGARAFWDRNGSLRTLPGTTAAAVAAGCTVHAVLLQPDSDWDEYYGPLAERVAGAGPAAPGMEWALAATREELAVRRACGAEYGYAAYVLRPADPRWTTRPETAADREAVHAVNAAAFPTRDEADLVDALRADAGAWLPELSYVAEAPDGSVAAYALLTRCRIGDAPALALAPVATSPAHQRQGAGQAVVRAALDAARVRGEALVVVLGDPQYYARFGCVPASTYRIRPGFEVPDEAMMALVLDDSVPVPTGMIRYPAAFGV from the coding sequence TTGACCGAGAACACCGACGCCTCGCGTACCGAGGCGTTCTTCACCCTGCACCACCGTCTCCCCCGGCAGAGCCCCGGCTCCGACGCCACCACGCGTCGGCTGCTCGCCCTGGCCGGTCCGCTCCCCGACCGTCCGCACGTCCTCGATCTGGGCTGCGGTCCGGGCCGTGCCTCCCTGTTGCTCGCCGCCGAGGCAGGCGCCGAGGTGACCGCGGTCGACCTGCACCAGCCGTTCCTGGACGAGCTGCGTGAGGCGGCCGACGCGCGCGGCCTGGGCGACCGCATCCGTACGGTCCGGGCCGACATGGGCGACCTCACCGGCCCCGCCTTCCCTGCGGGCTCCTTCGACCTGATCTGGGCCGAAGGGTCGGCGTACTGCATCGGCTTCGCCACCGCCGTACGCGACTGGCAGCGGCTGCTGGCCCCCGGCGGCGCGATGGTGATCTCCGAGTGCGTCTGGACCACCGACGCGCCCTCGGCCGGGGCGCGCGCCTTCTGGGACCGCAACGGCTCCCTGCGCACCCTGCCCGGGACCACGGCGGCGGCCGTCGCGGCGGGCTGCACGGTCCACGCGGTGCTGCTCCAGCCCGACAGCGACTGGGACGAGTACTACGGACCGCTCGCCGAGCGGGTGGCGGGCGCCGGTCCGGCGGCTCCCGGCATGGAGTGGGCGCTCGCGGCCACCCGTGAGGAGCTGGCGGTACGGCGTGCGTGCGGCGCGGAGTACGGCTATGCCGCGTACGTGCTCCGCCCGGCCGACCCCCGCTGGACCACCCGGCCGGAGACGGCCGCGGACCGGGAGGCGGTGCACGCGGTCAACGCCGCCGCGTTCCCGACCCGGGACGAGGCCGACCTCGTGGACGCCCTGCGGGCCGACGCCGGGGCCTGGCTGCCGGAGCTGTCGTACGTCGCGGAGGCACCGGACGGGTCCGTGGCGGCGTACGCGCTGCTGACCCGGTGCCGGATCGGGGACGCCCCGGCGCTCGCGCTGGCCCCGGTGGCCACCTCGCCCGCCCACCAGCGGCAGGGGGCCGGACAGGCGGTGGTGCGGGCGGCGCTCGATGCGGCCCGGGTGCGCGGGGAAGCGCTGGTGGTGGTGCTCGGTGATCCCCAGTACTACGCGCGCTTCGGTTGCGTACCCGCTTCCACCTACAGGATCCGGCCAGGTTTCGAGGTGCCGGACGAGGCGATGATGGCTCTGGTGCTGGACGATTCCGTCCCGGTTCCGACCGGCATGATCCGTTATCCGGCCGCCTTCGGGGTCTGA
- a CDS encoding cation diffusion facilitator family transporter: MGAGHDHGHTHGGPPPTGTAAAAYRGRLRVALTITLSVMVMEIVGGVLSDSLALIADAAHMATDALGLGMALLAIHFANRPAGPNRTFGFARAEILAALANCLLLLGVGAFLIFEAVDRFITPAETKGGLAIMFAVVGLVANIVSLSLLMRGQKESLNVRGAYLEVMADTLGSVAVIVSAGIIMATGWQAADPIASLVIGLMIVPRTVKLLRETLNVLLEAAPKGVDMAEVRAHIMALPGVLGVHDLHAWTITSGMPVLSAHVVVRQEMLDSIGHEKVLHELQGCLGDHFDVEHCTFQLEPSGHAEHEARLCH; this comes from the coding sequence ATGGGGGCTGGCCACGACCACGGGCATACGCACGGCGGACCGCCCCCGACCGGAACGGCGGCCGCCGCCTACCGGGGCAGGCTGCGCGTCGCCCTGACGATCACGCTGAGCGTGATGGTCATGGAGATCGTCGGCGGGGTGCTCTCCGACTCGCTGGCCCTGATCGCGGACGCCGCCCACATGGCCACCGACGCCCTGGGGCTCGGGATGGCGCTGCTCGCCATCCACTTCGCCAACCGCCCGGCCGGGCCGAACCGCACCTTCGGCTTCGCCCGCGCCGAGATCCTGGCGGCGCTCGCCAACTGTCTGCTGCTGCTCGGCGTGGGCGCCTTCCTGATCTTCGAGGCGGTCGACCGGTTCATCACGCCGGCCGAGACGAAGGGCGGCCTGGCGATCATGTTCGCCGTCGTCGGTCTGGTGGCCAACATCGTCTCCCTCTCCCTGCTGATGCGGGGGCAGAAGGAGAGCCTGAACGTGCGCGGCGCCTATCTGGAGGTGATGGCGGACACCCTGGGCTCGGTCGCGGTGATCGTCTCGGCGGGCATCATCATGGCGACCGGCTGGCAGGCCGCCGACCCGATCGCCTCCCTGGTGATCGGCCTGATGATCGTCCCCCGCACGGTGAAGCTGCTGCGGGAGACCCTGAACGTGCTGCTGGAGGCGGCGCCCAAGGGTGTGGACATGGCGGAGGTACGGGCCCACATCATGGCGCTCCCCGGCGTCCTCGGCGTCCACGACCTGCACGCCTGGACGATCACCTCGGGGATGCCGGTGCTCTCGGCCCATGTGGTGGTGCGCCAGGAGATGCTGGACTCGATAGGGCACGAGAAGGTGCTCCACGAGCTGCAGGGCTGCCTCGGGGACCACTTCGACGTGGAGCACTGCACCTTCCAGCTGGAGCCGAGCGGTCACGCGGAGCACGAGGCGCGTCTCTGCCACTGA